The genomic segment CAGGCTGCGCTCGATCTGCTCCGGGGTGAGCGCGAGCGACAGCTCCTCGGCGACCTGTTCGAGGACCGCCGACCGGTTCACCGGGCGCTGGGCCGTCGCGGCATCGGCCCGGTGCGCCGCGGCGGCCTTAAAGATCGCTTCGCGCAACTGGTCCGGCGGGTGATCGGCCGCGACCTCGAACTCGCACCGGTCTTCGAGGAGTTTCGCCAGCCCGGCGGGGAGCAACCCGCGCGGGCCTTCCGGTATGAGATCGGCGAACTCGTCCTCGATCTCGCCGCGGGTGCGGCCGGGCGCCCCGCGGTACGCGAGCAGGAGCTGCTCGGCGAGCGCCAGGAGGCTCTCGTCGGTCGGCTCGACGTACAGCGGGACGAGCTTGTTCTTCGCGTGCCGCACGCGAACCATCTTGCCTGTGAGCATCAGAAGAACTCACCACAAAGGCACAAAGCGAGCACAAAGAAACACCAAGTTGAAAACCCAAAACGTTGTCTTCTTCGTGGTCCTTTGTGAGATCATTGTGCCTTTGTGGTGAGACGCCTTTCTTTATTGGAATGCGCGGTGTTGTCGTCTCCGGTCCGAGACGAACTCCTCGGCGGTGTTTTTTGCGATCACCTCGTACAGGACGGCCTGTTTGTCACCGTACTTGCGGAGGATGCGGCCGAGGCGCTGCACGTTCTCCGTCGCGCTGCCGGTGCCGGAAAGCACGATGCCCACGCCGGCGGCCGGCACGTCCACGCCCTCGTTGAGCACCTGGCACGTGACGACCGCGTTGAACGCGCCGGCGTGAAAGTTCGCGAGGATCGCCTTGCGCTCCTTCGGCTTCGTCTGGTTCGTCATCGCGGGGATGAGGTACCGGCGGGCGATTTCGTAAACCGTGGCGTTGTCGGCCGTGAAGATCAGCACGCGGTCGTGGGCGTGCCGCTCGAGTAGCTCTTCGAGCAGCTTGAATTTCCCGCTCGCGGCCTGCACGATGCGCTTCTGCTCGCGGTACGCGCGGAGCGCCTTCCACCCATCGGGCGTCTTGCTCGCCTCGAAGAGGAAGCGGCGGAACCCGTCCGGGCCGGAGAGCGAGATGTTGCGGTCCGCGACGAACTTGCGGTACTCCTCGCGGCAGTTACGGTAGCTCTCCTCTTCGTCCGGCGTGAGATCGACGAACAGGCGGCGCGTCTCGTAGGGTGCGAGGTGGTCGCCGGCGTCGTTGATGTCGAGCCGGTAGGAGATCGAGCCGATGAGCTGCGGGAACATCTGTTCGCCGCCGTCGGCGCGTTCGGGCGTGGCGGTGAGGCCGAGGCGGAACGGCGCGAGGCTCGCGTTCGCGGCCTCGGAGAACGACGGCCCCGGCAGGTGGTGGCACTCGTCGAAGACGATGAGGCCGTACCGGTTCGACCACTTTTCGAGGTGAATGTACGCCGAGTCGTAAGTGGTGACGGTCAGCGGCTGGAAGTTGTGCTCGTTCCCGCCGACCATCCCGACCGTCACGCCGAACGACTGCTCGAGTTCGCGCGCCCACTGGACCATGAGGTCGATCTTCGGCGTGACGATGATCGTGGGCCGGCTCACCTTCTCGATGCACAGGAACGCCACGAACGTCTTTCCGGTTCCGGTGGGCATCACCACCACGCCGCGGCGCCCGGCCTTCATCCAGGCGTTCAGGGCGTGGAGCTGATACTCGCGCGGGGTGCGTTCGGAGTTGAGTTTCCACCCGGCGGGCTCGTTCGCCCAGCCGCGCGCCGTGTCCTCATAAGGGACCTTTTCGCGGATCAGGTGTTCCACGATCGCGCGGTAGTGCCTTCCCTGCGCGCGGTGGGCGGACGTGCGCGGGTCGAACACCACG from the Frigoriglobus tundricola genome contains:
- a CDS encoding DEAD/DEAH box helicase family protein, which translates into the protein MSDFPVSLAYDRGTVLVTGGPPGFVFDTLPGVVFDPRTSAHRAQGRHYRAIVEHLIREKVPYEDTARGWANEPAGWKLNSERTPREYQLHALNAWMKAGRRGVVVMPTGTGKTFVAFLCIEKVSRPTIIVTPKIDLMVQWARELEQSFGVTVGMVGGNEHNFQPLTVTTYDSAYIHLEKWSNRYGLIVFDECHHLPGPSFSEAANASLAPFRLGLTATPERADGGEQMFPQLIGSISYRLDINDAGDHLAPYETRRLFVDLTPDEEESYRNCREEYRKFVADRNISLSGPDGFRRFLFEASKTPDGWKALRAYREQKRIVQAASGKFKLLEELLERHAHDRVLIFTADNATVYEIARRYLIPAMTNQTKPKERKAILANFHAGAFNAVVTCQVLNEGVDVPAAGVGIVLSGTGSATENVQRLGRILRKYGDKQAVLYEVIAKNTAEEFVSDRRRQHRAFQ